One window of Mesoplodon densirostris isolate mMesDen1 chromosome 15, mMesDen1 primary haplotype, whole genome shotgun sequence genomic DNA carries:
- the TBX1 gene encoding T-box transcription factor TBX1 isoform X2: MHFSTVTRDMEAFTASSLSGLGAAGGFPGAASPGADPYGPREPPPPRYEPCAAAAPGAPGPPHAYPFAPAAGAATSAAAEPEGPGASCAAAAKAPVKKNAKVASVSVQLEMKALWDEFNQLGTEMIVTKAGRRMFPTFQVKLFGMDPMADYMLLMDFVPVDDKRYRYAFHSSSWLVAGKADPATPGRVHYHPDSPAKGAQWMKQIVSFDKLKLTNNLLDDNGHIILNSMHRYQPRFHVVYVDPRKDSEKYAEENFKTFVFEETRFTAVTAYQNHRITQLKIASNPFAKGFRDCDPEDWPRNHRPGALPLMSAFARSRNPVASPTQPNGAEKDAAEARREFERDAGGPAVLGDPAHPPQLLARVLSPALPGSGVPLPGAPGGRPSTPHPELRLEAPGASEPLHHHPYKYPATAYDHYLGAKSRPAPYPLPGLRGHGFHAHAHPHAHPHHHPAVSPAAAAAAAAAAAAASMYSSAGAAPPGSYDYCPR, from the exons ATGCACTTCAGCACCGTCACCAGGGACATGGAAG CCTTCACGGCCAGCAGCCTGAGCGGCCTGGGGGCGGCGGGGGGCTTCCCGGGCGCCGCGTCGCCGGGCGCCGACCCGTACGGCCCGCGCGAGCCCCCGCCGCCGCGCTACGAGCCgtgcgccgccgccgcccccggcgCCCCGGGCCCGCCGCACGCCTACCCGTTCGCACCGGCCGCCGGGGCCGCCACCAGCGCCGCTGCCGAGCCTGAGGGCCCCGGGGCCAGCTGCGCGGCCGCCGCCAAGGCGCCGGTGAAGAAGAACGCGAAGGTGGCCAGCGTGAGCGTGCAGCTGGAGATGAAGGCACTGTGGGACGAGTTCAACCAGCTGGGCACCGAGATGATCGTCACCAAGGCCGGCAG GCGCATGTTCCCCACCTTCCAAGTGAAGCTCTTCGGCATGGACCCCATGGCCGACTACATGCTCCTCATGGACTTCGTGCCCGTGGACGACAAGCGCTACCG GTACGCCTTCCACAGCTCATCCTGGCTGGTGGCCGGGAAGGCAGACCCCGCCACGCCTGGCCGCGTACACTACCACCCCGACTCACCGGCCAAGGGGGCACAGTGGATGAAGCAAATCGTCTCCTTCGACAAACTCAAGCTGACTAACAACCTGCTGGACGACAATGGCCAT ATTATTCTCAACTCCATGCACAGATACCAGCCACGCTTCCACGTGGTCTATGTGGACCCACGCAAAGACAGCGAGAAATACGCTGAGGAGAACTTCAAAACCTTTGTGTTTGAGGAGACACGCTTCACTGCGGTCACTGCCTACCAGAACCACCGG ATTACCCAGCTCAAGATCGCCAGTAACCCTTTCGCCAAAGGTTTCCGAGACTGCGACCCCGAGGACTG GCCCCGGAACCATCGGCCCGGCGCGCTGCCGCTCATGAGCGCCTTTGCGCGCTCGCGGAACCCCGTGGCCTCCCCCACACAGCCCAACGGCGCGGAGAAAG ACGCGGCCGAGGCCCGGCGAGAATTCGAGCGCGACGCGGGCGGCCCGGCCGTGCTCGGGGACCCGGCGCACCCGCCGCAGCTGCTGGCGCGGGTGCTGAGCCCCGCGCTGCCCGGGTCCGGCGTCCCGCTGCCCGGCGCGCCCGGAGGTCGGCCCAGCACCCCGCACCCCGAGCTGCGCCTGGAGGCGCCCGGCGCGTCGGAGCCGCTGCACCACCACCCCTACAAGTACCCGGCCACTGCCTATGACCACTACCTCGGGGCCAAGAGCCGGCCAGCGCCGTACCCGCTGCCGGGCCTGCGTGGCCACGGCTTCCACGCGCACGCGCACCCGCACGCGCACCCGCACCACCACCCCGCCGTGAGCCCCGCAGCCGCCGCGGCCGcggccgccgcggccgccgccgccagcATGTACTCATCGGCCGGGGCCGCGCCGCCCGGCTCTTACGACTACTGCCCCAGATAA
- the TBX1 gene encoding T-box transcription factor TBX1 isoform X1, whose amino-acid sequence MISAVSSPWLTQLSHFCDVAAFTASSLSGLGAAGGFPGAASPGADPYGPREPPPPRYEPCAAAAPGAPGPPHAYPFAPAAGAATSAAAEPEGPGASCAAAAKAPVKKNAKVASVSVQLEMKALWDEFNQLGTEMIVTKAGRRMFPTFQVKLFGMDPMADYMLLMDFVPVDDKRYRYAFHSSSWLVAGKADPATPGRVHYHPDSPAKGAQWMKQIVSFDKLKLTNNLLDDNGHIILNSMHRYQPRFHVVYVDPRKDSEKYAEENFKTFVFEETRFTAVTAYQNHRITQLKIASNPFAKGFRDCDPEDWPRNHRPGALPLMSAFARSRNPVASPTQPNGAEKDAAEARREFERDAGGPAVLGDPAHPPQLLARVLSPALPGSGVPLPGAPGGRPSTPHPELRLEAPGASEPLHHHPYKYPATAYDHYLGAKSRPAPYPLPGLRGHGFHAHAHPHAHPHHHPAVSPAAAAAAAAAAAAASMYSSAGAAPPGSYDYCPR is encoded by the exons ATGATCTCCGCGGTGTCCAGCCCGTGGCTCACGCAGCTCTCGCACTTCTGCGACGTTGCAGCCTTCACGGCCAGCAGCCTGAGCGGCCTGGGGGCGGCGGGGGGCTTCCCGGGCGCCGCGTCGCCGGGCGCCGACCCGTACGGCCCGCGCGAGCCCCCGCCGCCGCGCTACGAGCCgtgcgccgccgccgcccccggcgCCCCGGGCCCGCCGCACGCCTACCCGTTCGCACCGGCCGCCGGGGCCGCCACCAGCGCCGCTGCCGAGCCTGAGGGCCCCGGGGCCAGCTGCGCGGCCGCCGCCAAGGCGCCGGTGAAGAAGAACGCGAAGGTGGCCAGCGTGAGCGTGCAGCTGGAGATGAAGGCACTGTGGGACGAGTTCAACCAGCTGGGCACCGAGATGATCGTCACCAAGGCCGGCAG GCGCATGTTCCCCACCTTCCAAGTGAAGCTCTTCGGCATGGACCCCATGGCCGACTACATGCTCCTCATGGACTTCGTGCCCGTGGACGACAAGCGCTACCG GTACGCCTTCCACAGCTCATCCTGGCTGGTGGCCGGGAAGGCAGACCCCGCCACGCCTGGCCGCGTACACTACCACCCCGACTCACCGGCCAAGGGGGCACAGTGGATGAAGCAAATCGTCTCCTTCGACAAACTCAAGCTGACTAACAACCTGCTGGACGACAATGGCCAT ATTATTCTCAACTCCATGCACAGATACCAGCCACGCTTCCACGTGGTCTATGTGGACCCACGCAAAGACAGCGAGAAATACGCTGAGGAGAACTTCAAAACCTTTGTGTTTGAGGAGACACGCTTCACTGCGGTCACTGCCTACCAGAACCACCGG ATTACCCAGCTCAAGATCGCCAGTAACCCTTTCGCCAAAGGTTTCCGAGACTGCGACCCCGAGGACTG GCCCCGGAACCATCGGCCCGGCGCGCTGCCGCTCATGAGCGCCTTTGCGCGCTCGCGGAACCCCGTGGCCTCCCCCACACAGCCCAACGGCGCGGAGAAAG ACGCGGCCGAGGCCCGGCGAGAATTCGAGCGCGACGCGGGCGGCCCGGCCGTGCTCGGGGACCCGGCGCACCCGCCGCAGCTGCTGGCGCGGGTGCTGAGCCCCGCGCTGCCCGGGTCCGGCGTCCCGCTGCCCGGCGCGCCCGGAGGTCGGCCCAGCACCCCGCACCCCGAGCTGCGCCTGGAGGCGCCCGGCGCGTCGGAGCCGCTGCACCACCACCCCTACAAGTACCCGGCCACTGCCTATGACCACTACCTCGGGGCCAAGAGCCGGCCAGCGCCGTACCCGCTGCCGGGCCTGCGTGGCCACGGCTTCCACGCGCACGCGCACCCGCACGCGCACCCGCACCACCACCCCGCCGTGAGCCCCGCAGCCGCCGCGGCCGcggccgccgcggccgccgccgccagcATGTACTCATCGGCCGGGGCCGCGCCGCCCGGCTCTTACGACTACTGCCCCAGATAA